The genome window CACAACGGGAGCACTTGAAGTACAATATCGCAATGGTGGTTCAGGAACTTCAGGCAATGCGATCACTCCACAGTTCAATGTGAAGAATACAGGTACAACTGCTGTGGACTTGAGCAAAGTGAAGCTCCGGTATTATTTCACGAAGGATAGTGCGGCTGATCTGAGTTTCTGGTGTGATTATGCCCAGATTGGAAGCAGTAACGTGGAAGGACATTTTGTTTCGATCGATCCGGCCAAGGGCACGGCAGATACCTATCTGGAGATTGGATTCAAATCGGGTGCGGGCAGTTTGGCAGCGGGTGCCGAGACCGGAATTATCCAGGTGCGTTTCTCGAAAAACAACTGGACGAATTTTGATCTAACGAATGATTATTCCTTTGATTCCACCCAAACGGCCTTCAGTGCATGGACGAAAGTGACAGCTTATCAGGACGGCGCGAAGGTATGGGGAATTGAACCTTAATCAATAAACAGCTACTTAACCAGTAGTAGGATCATTAAGGACACGAGAAATACAGATTAAGCTGGGGAGAAATCCCTGGCTTTTTCTTTTTTTATAATAAACCTTCAAATGGGTAACGGTAATTAGAAATTGAACCATAGTAATGTTTACCATATTTTCGATTTTAAACATTAAAATATAGTTCATATGACCCATGTACTGGATGAGGATTGACCTAACTCTTTTATCGGTGAAAAATGAAGCATATCAAATAGTTACAATAATTTAACCTTTGTAAAAGAAGGAATCAGCAGTGCTTTTTGCCAATAAAGGATGGACAGACCCTGTTACTTAGTGCTCAAGTGCGCCTACATCAATACAGGACTTTTGGCTGATGAACGTTATGGATAGCCCGTTTACAATGGGGCAAGCCGGGGAGAAGCAACCCAGGTTAAAATTCTGTAACATCAGGGGGAACTCGACATCATGAATTGGAAGAAAACAATTATTACAGCAAGTGTCACAGCATCGATGCTGATGGGAAGTCTGACGACAGGAGCACTAACGGCACAGGTATCGGCAGCTGCTGTTGAGAATTCACAAGTAAAAGTAATTTGGGGCGTAAACCTACGCACAACACCTTCTTCTTCTGCGAAAGTTGTTCGCTTGATCGCTAAAGGGGAGACGGTAACAGTGCTTCAGCAATCCGGTTCGGATTGGTATAAGATTAAGGATTCTGCGAATCGGACAGGCTACATATCTTCTTCATCCAAATACACACAAGCTGTAAGTGGCGGTACAAGCGGGTCAGGTTCAAATAGTGCCACATCGGAAACCGGCAATGCGTCTGTGGAGAAAGTTATTGCGGCGGGAATGAAATATTGGGGTACACCGTATGAATTCGGAGCGAGTCGTAACAGCACAGCTACGTTTGACTGTTCCAGCTTTATACGTCAGGCTTTTATCGATGCACTTGGCATCAAGCTTCCAGCTGATTCTCGTAAACAGGGAGCATATGTGAAAGCTAAGGGTGCTGTTCAGACCAACTGGAAAAACCTGAAGCGCGGGGATCTGATGTATTTCATGTCGTATAAAGGCAGTTCTGCATCATCGTATTCGGGCGTGAATAAATCCAGCGCAACCATTACGCACACAGGGATCTACCTGGGCGACGGCAAGGTATTACATACGTATTCCAACGCCGGCGGTGGTGTAACGATTAGTGATATCTCTGGCAAACATTGGGAGTACCGCTTCCTGTTTGGTGGCAGTGCGCTGTAGGTTAGAACAAGACTTTCTTAGAACCTCTATGATATTCTGCGGATGTTTATAGGTATACAAAACACCTTCCATTTTGCCTTTGACGGGCGAGTGGGAGGTGTTTTTGTGTTATCTATTGAACGGAACAATTCAATCCTGATAGTACAGGCGGAACAGGATGTCCTGATTGTAGTTGCCAAATCCCTCACCATACAATGTGAGTCCGCCTACATGCTGGGCATCTTCCTCTACAGATAGACGAAGGGTCCACTGGTTGCGTTCAACAGGGATATCTGAAAGTGTAATTGCGGATAGGTGTTGTCCATCAATAAATGTACCCTCATTGGTGATTCGCAGTACCTTGAGCATGCCATATTGATTGACACTGTCGCTCCACCATTCCGGGGTGAACATGCCGCGTCCGTTGCCTGAATCTCCAGGGCTTGTCCATTCACCCAATCGGATGCCATTGAGCATAAAAGTAATATCCGAGGGCCAATTGGGATTAACGGATGGGGCTTCTGATCCGATCTCCAGGGACAGTTCAATGGCGTTGATCTGCTGTCCGGATAAAATATAGTTTGGAATTTTGTATTCCACAAATCCACGGCCAAACCACAGAATATGGGCATGCATTCGCTCGGGGTCGAGGAAATAGCGAGGGTCATCGTACTGGCCAATCACCTGAGTGGACGTTGCCAGCCCGCATGTCGGATAGACGTCAAAGTGGGTGTAGTGTCCCACAGGTACAGAAACCTCGTGCAGCTTGCGGGCTGTGCCGCTTTCCTGCGGCATGGAGATGCCAATCCAGTCTACAGCAAGGCTGTTCATTTTATGCGTGCCACCGTCTTTGCGTATCATTTTGGACTGAATAATGCCCACATCCTGAAGTTTGCGGACATGCATGGTCACGATGGCACTACTCAGACCCAATGAAGCAGCGAGGTCTTTCACATTCATGGGTGTCTTGGCAACAAGGCGGATAATCTGTAAACGTACTTCACTGGCAAGTGCTTCATATAGGGGTAGCCATTCGGCATCGGTATTTGCTCGGATCACAGTTGTTCCTCCAATATGTCTTTATAGAATTAAGTTAAACATAAATTCAGTAAAAAGAATAACATTTTGCAAAATTCAGGTTGAAATTGAGGCTATAATCGATTTTAATATAAATATGAACGTTGATCCATAGAATATCAATTAATTTTTATATTAATCTTAGGGAGTTGAAATTCATTATGGAAAAAGCAAAAATGACGGTAGACAAAGATTTTACTATTGGAGTAGTTGATAAGCGTTTATACGGTTCATTCATTGAGCATCTTGGACGTGCCGTGTATGGTGGAATATATGAGCCTGGACATCCATCTGCGAACGAACAGGGTTTTCGCACGGATGTGCTGGAGATGGTCAAAGAGCTGCACGTACCGATTGTACGTTATCCAGGAGGTAATTTTGTATCCGGTTACAATTGGGAAGATTCGGTTGGACCTGTGTCAGAACGCAAACGCAGACTGGAACTGGCTTGGAGAACAATTGAGACCAATGAATTTGGCTTCAACGAATTCGTGGACTGGGCGAAACAGGCCAATTCCGAAGTCATGATGGCCGTTAATCTGGGAACACGTGGCGCCGATGCAGCCCGCAATATTGTAGAGTACAGCAACCATCCGGAAGGTTCGTATTATAGTGATCTTCGCATCAAGCATGGATACAAGCAACCGCATGCGATCAAAACATGGTGTCTGGGCAACGAGATGGATGGTCCTTGGCAGATCGGTCACAAAACGGCAGAAGAGTATGGACGTGCAGCTGTTGAAGCGGCAAAAGTCATGAAGTGGACGGACCCGACCATTGAACTGGTAGCCTGCGGAAGTTCGAATCTGAATATGCCTTCATTCCCGGATTGGGAAGCAACCGTGCTGGATCATACGTATGATCATGTGGAGTATCTGTCCCTGCATCAGTACTATGGTAATCAGGAGCAGGATACGCCAACGTTCCTGGCACGCTCACTTGAAATGGATCGTTTTATCGAT of Paenibacillus sp. FSL R5-0517 contains these proteins:
- a CDS encoding SH3 domain-containing C40 family peptidase — protein: MNWKKTIITASVTASMLMGSLTTGALTAQVSAAAVENSQVKVIWGVNLRTTPSSSAKVVRLIAKGETVTVLQQSGSDWYKIKDSANRTGYISSSSKYTQAVSGGTSGSGSNSATSETGNASVEKVIAAGMKYWGTPYEFGASRNSTATFDCSSFIRQAFIDALGIKLPADSRKQGAYVKAKGAVQTNWKNLKRGDLMYFMSYKGSSASSYSGVNKSSATITHTGIYLGDGKVLHTYSNAGGGVTISDISGKHWEYRFLFGGSAL
- a CDS encoding ArsR family transcriptional regulator, whose product is MIRANTDAEWLPLYEALASEVRLQIIRLVAKTPMNVKDLAASLGLSSAIVTMHVRKLQDVGIIQSKMIRKDGGTHKMNSLAVDWIGISMPQESGTARKLHEVSVPVGHYTHFDVYPTCGLATSTQVIGQYDDPRYFLDPERMHAHILWFGRGFVEYKIPNYILSGQQINAIELSLEIGSEAPSVNPNWPSDITFMLNGIRLGEWTSPGDSGNGRGMFTPEWWSDSVNQYGMLKVLRITNEGTFIDGQHLSAITLSDIPVERNQWTLRLSVEEDAQHVGGLTLYGEGFGNYNQDILFRLYYQD
- a CDS encoding alpha-N-arabinofuranosidase — encoded protein: MEKAKMTVDKDFTIGVVDKRLYGSFIEHLGRAVYGGIYEPGHPSANEQGFRTDVLEMVKELHVPIVRYPGGNFVSGYNWEDSVGPVSERKRRLELAWRTIETNEFGFNEFVDWAKQANSEVMMAVNLGTRGADAARNIVEYSNHPEGSYYSDLRIKHGYKQPHAIKTWCLGNEMDGPWQIGHKTAEEYGRAAVEAAKVMKWTDPTIELVACGSSNLNMPSFPDWEATVLDHTYDHVEYLSLHQYYGNQEQDTPTFLARSLEMDRFIDTVKATCDYIKAKKRSKKTMYLSFDEWNVWYHSHESDSKMDPWQIAPPQLEDIYNHEDALLVGCMLISMLKHADRVKMACLAQLVNVIAPIMTETGGGSWRQTIFYPFMHTSLFGRGTALVPLIQSPKYDTKQITDVPYLEGIAVHNEEQGEVTVFAVNRHLEEALPLEVDLRSFGKCSLIEHIVLESDDLKASNTAAQPNRVAPHNRGGAVVSETLITASLAKASWNVIRLKVQ